One Nitrospinota bacterium genomic region harbors:
- the guaA gene encoding glutamine-hydrolyzing GMP synthase — MTTDILHEQKILILDFGSQYTQNIARKIRESQVYCEIQPCTLSLEKIRNFNAKGIILSGGPASVQEKDSPLCERELFELGIPVLGICYGMQLITHILGGKVDPSPHREFGRAELMLKEFSHLFEEVKNKSIVWMSHGDRISKLPIGFKGIAFTDNSPMAAIENPVAQIYGLQFHPEVVHTAEGTKILNNFLFKICQCARNWKMESLVDYIVKDIQDKVGNSQVVCGLSGGVDSSVAAVLIHKAIGDNLHCLFIDNGLLRSGEREKVENTFRDNFNINLDVIDAADKFLKKLKDVTDPEQKRKSIGNTFIEVFEEEAKKLGDFTFLAQGTLYPDVIESVSFKGGPSAVIKSHHNVGGLPDKMNLKLLEPFRELFKDEVRVLGRELGMPDEIINRQPFPGPGLAIRILGDITRERLDILCAADKIILEEVKAAGLYNDLWQSFAVLLPVKTVGVMGDARTYENVVAIRAVTSTDGMTADWAHLPYELLGKLSNRIINEVHGVNRVVYDISSKPPGTIEWE, encoded by the coding sequence ATGACCACTGACATCCTGCACGAACAAAAAATACTCATTCTTGACTTTGGGTCGCAGTACACTCAAAACATTGCCCGAAAAATTCGGGAGTCCCAGGTCTATTGTGAGATACAACCCTGCACACTGTCGCTTGAGAAAATAAGAAATTTTAACGCAAAAGGCATCATTCTTTCAGGTGGTCCTGCAAGCGTTCAGGAAAAAGACTCACCACTGTGTGAGCGAGAGTTATTTGAGCTGGGAATTCCCGTGCTCGGCATTTGCTATGGCATGCAACTCATCACCCATATTCTTGGCGGCAAAGTGGACCCTTCCCCACATCGGGAATTTGGCAGGGCCGAATTGATGCTCAAAGAATTTTCTCACTTGTTTGAAGAGGTGAAGAATAAATCCATCGTGTGGATGAGTCATGGTGACAGGATTTCAAAACTTCCTATTGGTTTCAAAGGAATTGCCTTCACGGACAACTCTCCTATGGCAGCCATAGAAAACCCAGTCGCACAAATTTATGGACTGCAGTTCCATCCTGAAGTGGTCCATACAGCAGAAGGCACAAAGATTCTTAATAATTTCCTTTTTAAAATATGCCAGTGCGCGAGAAACTGGAAAATGGAATCGCTGGTTGACTACATTGTCAAAGATATCCAGGACAAAGTCGGAAACTCACAAGTCGTTTGCGGATTAAGCGGAGGGGTGGATTCTTCCGTAGCGGCAGTGCTGATTCATAAAGCCATAGGGGATAACCTGCACTGCCTGTTTATTGACAACGGCCTTTTGCGGTCTGGAGAAAGAGAAAAAGTAGAGAACACATTTCGCGATAACTTCAATATCAATCTTGATGTCATAGATGCAGCGGACAAGTTCCTCAAAAAACTTAAAGACGTCACCGACCCGGAACAAAAAAGGAAGTCTATCGGTAATACTTTCATCGAAGTTTTCGAGGAAGAAGCTAAAAAACTTGGGGACTTCACATTCCTCGCCCAGGGCACTTTATATCCTGATGTGATTGAGTCGGTCTCCTTCAAAGGCGGCCCCTCTGCAGTGATCAAATCGCATCACAACGTTGGCGGCCTGCCGGACAAAATGAATTTAAAACTCCTCGAACCTTTTCGCGAATTGTTCAAGGATGAAGTGCGTGTTCTTGGGCGCGAATTGGGAATGCCGGACGAAATCATAAATCGGCAACCGTTCCCCGGTCCGGGACTGGCAATCCGCATTTTGGGAGACATAACCCGTGAACGGCTCGACATCCTTTGCGCCGCCGATAAAATCATTCTTGAAGAAGTGAAAGCCGCAGGTTTGTACAACGATTTATGGCAATCCTTCGCTGTCCTCCTACCCGTCAAAACTGTGGGCGTTATGGGAGATGCCCGTACCTATGAAAATGTTGTGGCCATTCGTGCCGTTACCAGCACCGATGGCATGACCGCCGACTGGGCTCACCTGCCCTACGAACTCCTGGGCAAACTTTCCAACCGCATCATCAATGAAGTGCATGGGGTCAACCGGGTGGTCTACGACATCAGCTCGAAACCTCCTGGAACCATTGAATGGGAATGA
- the guaB gene encoding IMP dehydrogenase gives MIDPKNVPTYLTFDDVLLLPAHSKVLPVDVKLSTRLTRKIKLNCPLISAPMDTVTEASLAIALAQEGGIGIIHRNLAPERQRKMVDKVKRSVSAMIPDPITMEPDQKISEALEVMRKYNITGIPITQNKKLVGILTNRDLRFENKLNKKIRSLMTKDDLVTIPEGTPLEKSKQLLHDNRIEKLLVVNKKGHLKGLITTKDIEKAGKFPNAAKDSKGRLLVGAALGVTQNPTEHIEDLIRVGLDVLVIDSAHGHSEKVLSTIREIKKTFPKLEIIGGNVATAEGTTALIKAGADAVKVGIGPGSICTTRVVSGVGVPQISAISECVKVATKKNIPIISDGGIKLSGDITKAIAAGANTVMIGSLFAGTEESPGEKILYQGRSYKEYRGMGSIGAMSQGSSDRYFQEWELSESKLVPEGVEARIPYRGALSFTVHQLLGGLRAGMGYCGAATIDELRKNASFIKITSAGLRESHVHDVIVTKEAPNYNIE, from the coding sequence ATGATTGACCCAAAAAATGTCCCAACCTATCTCACTTTTGACGATGTATTGCTCCTGCCCGCTCATTCTAAAGTTTTGCCCGTAGACGTAAAACTTTCGACCCGTTTGACTCGCAAGATAAAGTTGAATTGTCCATTAATCAGTGCCCCTATGGATACGGTTACTGAAGCAAGCCTGGCTATTGCGTTAGCTCAGGAAGGCGGAATCGGCATCATCCATCGTAATCTTGCGCCTGAAAGACAGCGTAAGATGGTTGACAAGGTTAAACGTTCCGTGAGCGCAATGATTCCTGATCCGATTACCATGGAACCTGATCAAAAAATCAGCGAAGCACTTGAAGTCATGCGGAAATACAACATCACGGGCATCCCCATCACACAAAACAAAAAGCTGGTGGGAATTTTGACCAACAGGGACCTTCGATTTGAAAATAAGCTTAATAAAAAAATCCGTTCTTTGATGACTAAAGACGATCTGGTTACGATTCCAGAAGGGACTCCTCTGGAAAAATCGAAACAGCTTTTGCATGACAACCGCATTGAAAAACTTCTGGTGGTCAACAAAAAAGGCCATCTTAAAGGTTTGATCACCACAAAGGATATAGAAAAAGCCGGAAAGTTTCCCAACGCAGCTAAAGATTCCAAAGGCCGGCTTCTGGTTGGAGCAGCATTGGGGGTTACCCAGAACCCCACAGAACATATTGAAGATTTAATCCGGGTCGGTCTGGACGTTCTGGTCATCGACAGTGCCCATGGTCATTCAGAAAAAGTGTTGTCAACCATCAGAGAAATCAAAAAAACTTTTCCTAAACTGGAAATTATTGGTGGCAATGTAGCCACAGCTGAAGGCACTACCGCTTTGATCAAAGCCGGAGCCGATGCGGTGAAAGTTGGCATTGGCCCCGGTTCCATCTGCACAACACGTGTGGTTTCGGGAGTTGGGGTTCCGCAAATCTCTGCCATCTCAGAATGCGTCAAAGTTGCAACCAAAAAAAATATCCCCATCATTTCTGATGGAGGAATCAAGCTTTCTGGAGATATCACAAAAGCTATCGCCGCTGGAGCCAACACTGTGATGATCGGTTCCCTGTTCGCCGGAACAGAAGAAAGCCCGGGAGAAAAAATTCTTTACCAGGGAAGAAGCTACAAGGAATACCGGGGCATGGGCTCCATAGGTGCCATGTCCCAGGGCTCCAGCGACCGCTATTTCCAGGAATGGGAGCTTTCTGAGAGCAAATTGGTTCCAGAAGGTGTGGAAGCACGCATTCCCTATCGTGGAGCGTTGTCATTCACCGTCCATCAACTGTTAGGAGGACTGCGCGCAGGGATGGGTTATTGTGGAGCCGCAACCATTGATGAGTTGAGAAAAAATGCTTCATTCATCAAGATCACATCGGCAGGGCTTCGCGAAAGCCACGTTCATGATGTGATCGTGACAAAAGAAGCTCCTAATTATAATATCGAATAA
- a CDS encoding transglutaminase domain-containing protein, with protein MSRVKPSQPIDRPDRTRELVFHLKPLRSPKLVPQDHRQKVIRSETLPNGFYSVTLSVKTEPETTAIKSSERGKPLKDSRYLEESAEVQSRHPMIRALAKELVGDTQNHWKVAKDINRWVYLNLKKELVDTVSALDALHERRGECQSHTFLFTALSRASGIPTRIVNGLVYSKEYAGFLYHAWPEVYVGEWRALDPTFGQDVVDATHIKLTEGTKDGPFGLMEFVGKVEIDWSLPH; from the coding sequence ATGAGTCGTGTTAAGCCCAGTCAGCCTATAGACCGGCCGGACAGGACTAGGGAACTGGTTTTTCACCTTAAGCCCCTGCGATCTCCTAAACTCGTTCCTCAAGATCACCGGCAAAAGGTTATCAGGTCAGAAACACTGCCGAACGGTTTTTATAGTGTCACGTTGAGCGTTAAAACAGAACCGGAAACGACTGCCATTAAATCAAGTGAGCGCGGAAAGCCTTTAAAAGACTCAAGGTACCTGGAAGAATCTGCTGAGGTGCAATCCCGTCACCCAATGATCCGGGCTTTAGCTAAAGAACTTGTCGGAGATACTCAGAATCATTGGAAAGTGGCTAAAGACATCAACCGTTGGGTCTATCTGAACCTGAAAAAAGAACTGGTGGATACCGTCTCAGCACTGGATGCACTGCATGAAAGAAGGGGCGAGTGCCAATCGCATACATTTCTGTTCACAGCATTGTCCCGCGCATCGGGCATCCCTACCCGTATTGTGAACGGACTGGTGTATTCGAAAGAATATGCCGGATTTCTTTATCATGCCTGGCCTGAAGTTTATGTGGGCGAATGGCGAGCTCTGGATCCGACGTTTGGTCAGGATGTCGTGGACGCCACTCACATCAAGCTTACAGAAGGAACCAAAGATGGCCCCTTTGGCTTAATGGAGTTTGTTGGCAAAGTGGAAATTGACTGGTCCCTCCCTCACTAG
- a CDS encoding vitamin B12-dependent ribonucleotide reductase, with the protein MRIDRIFTQKPTTTEHQDPYEGINFVERVSKITNANGSVVSEIKNVLVPDNWSQVAVDIMAQKYFRKAGVPARLKKKFEPGLPEWLCPSVPDEEALSQLPESAQFSRETTSQEVFHRLAGCWTYWGWKNNCFSSEKDARAYFDEMRYMLARQLAAPNSPQWFNTGINWAYGLEGPAQGHYYFDEEAGKLAKSQNAYERPQPHACFILSVDDDLVGDGGIMDLWRQEARLFKFGSGTGSNFSNLRGDGEPLSGGGKSSGLMSFLKIGDRAAGAIKSGGTTRRAAKMVTLDMDHPDIEEFVEWKVKEERKVAALASGSKMTRRCLKEIIKACWAKDESEETRFDVQKNKALKKAVRKGLDCFVPENYIYRVIQLARQGVKDIEFEEYDTSWTSEGYLTVSGQNSNNSVRLTNEFLRAVECDGEWNLTRRTDGETVKTLAAKDLWEKVNHSAWSSADPGLQFHTTINEWHTCPEDGPIRASNPCSEYMFLDDTACNLASINLMRFYDEDKGVFEIENYRHACRLWTLTLEISVMMAQFPNQAIAQKSFEFRTLGLGYANLGALLMVMGIPYDSENGRAIAGAISAMTTGAAYAMSAEMAGELGPFAGYKKNRDAMLRVLKNHQRAAHNVEAHEYEGLTVYPQGIQAEHCPSYLLDAAQKEWADALSLGERYGYRNAQTTCIAPTGTIGLLMDCDTTGIEPDYALIKYKKLAGGGYFKIINQSVPGALRRLGYKPDEIKDIVDYCVGTGSLDTAPYINRASLRKKGFTDDILDNIQLELPMAFDISFAFNKFVLGESFCKEVLKLTDEQLNSPTFKMLEHLGFTDEEVQSANDSICGRMTVEDAPHLKERHYPVFDCANQCGKYGKRFIRPEAHIRMMAAAQPFLSGAISKTINMPNDSTITDVERAHMLSWKLMLKGTAVYRDGSKLSQPLNSVATDSFNQLKMEEEAPAMQAAKQIIEVVREHKRKALPHRRKGYTQKASIGGHKVYLRTGEYDDGTLGEIFIDMHKEGAAYRSLMNCFAIAISLGLQHGVPLEEFSDAFVFTRFEPNGIVTGNKAITMSTSTIDYIFRELAITYLGRTDLAQVTPDDLRADSIGKKDQQSSDEETVFDPDDSSERPSLLEGTPAVETAAKTEAVTRPVVAVPSNGNGNGNGNGAQVSTAENSASVGTATTTAVIAKLKGYEGDACQECGSLTLVRNGTCLKCMTCGATSGCS; encoded by the coding sequence ATGCGAATCGACCGGATATTTACTCAAAAACCTACCACCACAGAGCATCAGGATCCCTATGAAGGGATTAATTTTGTAGAGCGGGTTTCTAAAATTACCAATGCCAATGGGTCTGTAGTTTCTGAGATCAAGAATGTATTGGTGCCTGACAATTGGTCTCAGGTGGCAGTCGATATTATGGCGCAGAAATATTTTCGCAAGGCAGGAGTTCCTGCCCGGTTAAAAAAGAAGTTTGAGCCGGGGTTGCCTGAATGGCTTTGTCCATCGGTTCCTGATGAAGAGGCTCTTAGTCAACTTCCTGAATCCGCTCAGTTTTCCCGGGAAACCACATCCCAGGAAGTTTTTCATCGCCTGGCCGGATGCTGGACATATTGGGGGTGGAAAAATAATTGTTTCAGTAGTGAGAAAGACGCGCGTGCATATTTTGATGAGATGCGTTATATGCTTGCACGGCAGTTGGCGGCACCCAATTCTCCTCAATGGTTTAACACCGGGATAAACTGGGCCTACGGCCTGGAAGGGCCGGCGCAGGGCCATTATTATTTCGATGAGGAAGCGGGCAAATTGGCAAAATCTCAAAATGCTTATGAACGGCCTCAACCGCATGCCTGCTTCATTCTCTCTGTTGATGATGACTTGGTAGGTGACGGTGGGATCATGGACTTGTGGCGGCAGGAAGCCCGCTTGTTTAAGTTTGGATCTGGGACCGGTAGTAACTTCTCGAACCTTCGTGGAGATGGCGAACCACTTTCTGGTGGTGGCAAATCTTCCGGGTTGATGAGTTTCTTGAAAATTGGTGACCGTGCAGCCGGTGCGATCAAGTCAGGTGGAACCACACGACGCGCGGCCAAGATGGTAACGCTCGACATGGATCATCCTGACATTGAAGAGTTTGTTGAATGGAAAGTCAAGGAAGAGCGTAAAGTAGCGGCACTTGCATCGGGAAGCAAAATGACCCGTCGGTGTTTGAAAGAAATCATAAAAGCTTGCTGGGCAAAGGATGAAAGTGAAGAGACGCGTTTTGATGTACAGAAAAACAAAGCCCTGAAAAAAGCTGTACGTAAAGGATTGGATTGTTTCGTTCCGGAAAACTATATTTACCGCGTTATCCAACTGGCCCGACAAGGTGTCAAGGACATTGAGTTTGAAGAGTATGACACGAGTTGGACTTCAGAAGGATACCTGACAGTTTCAGGACAGAACTCCAACAACTCGGTCCGATTAACCAATGAGTTTCTCCGTGCGGTGGAGTGTGATGGAGAGTGGAACCTGACTCGCAGAACAGACGGTGAAACGGTCAAGACCCTTGCCGCTAAAGATTTGTGGGAAAAAGTAAATCATTCAGCCTGGTCCAGTGCCGACCCGGGACTTCAGTTTCACACGACCATCAATGAATGGCATACCTGCCCAGAAGACGGTCCTATCCGTGCTTCCAACCCTTGCTCTGAATACATGTTCCTTGATGACACGGCTTGTAATCTGGCATCGATTAACCTGATGCGTTTTTACGATGAAGATAAGGGAGTTTTTGAAATAGAAAACTACCGGCATGCTTGCCGTCTGTGGACCCTGACGCTGGAAATTTCAGTGATGATGGCGCAGTTTCCTAATCAGGCTATTGCTCAAAAGAGTTTTGAATTTCGCACCCTGGGTCTTGGTTATGCCAACCTGGGAGCATTGCTCATGGTGATGGGGATACCTTATGATTCTGAAAATGGCCGGGCTATTGCTGGAGCGATTTCAGCAATGACAACAGGTGCTGCCTATGCCATGTCGGCTGAAATGGCTGGAGAGCTGGGACCTTTCGCGGGCTATAAGAAAAACAGAGACGCTATGCTCCGTGTTCTGAAAAATCACCAGCGTGCGGCGCATAATGTGGAGGCTCATGAATATGAAGGACTCACCGTATACCCTCAGGGTATCCAGGCGGAACATTGTCCTTCCTATCTCCTTGATGCGGCCCAGAAAGAGTGGGCTGACGCACTTTCTTTAGGAGAACGCTATGGTTACCGCAATGCCCAGACTACCTGCATAGCACCTACGGGCACAATTGGGTTGTTGATGGATTGTGATACCACGGGTATTGAGCCGGACTATGCTTTGATCAAATATAAGAAACTGGCTGGAGGCGGTTATTTCAAGATTATCAACCAATCCGTTCCTGGTGCGCTTAGAAGGCTGGGTTACAAGCCTGACGAGATCAAGGATATTGTCGATTACTGCGTGGGAACGGGAAGCCTGGATACGGCTCCATATATCAACAGGGCTTCGTTACGTAAAAAAGGCTTCACCGATGATATTCTGGATAATATCCAGCTTGAACTGCCGATGGCTTTCGATATCAGTTTTGCGTTCAATAAATTTGTTTTAGGGGAATCGTTCTGCAAAGAGGTCTTGAAGTTAACGGATGAACAATTAAACTCCCCAACTTTTAAAATGCTTGAGCATCTGGGTTTTACCGATGAGGAGGTTCAGTCGGCCAATGACAGCATTTGTGGAAGAATGACGGTAGAAGATGCCCCTCACCTGAAAGAGCGCCACTATCCTGTTTTTGATTGTGCCAACCAATGCGGAAAATATGGCAAACGTTTCATTCGCCCCGAGGCGCACATCCGGATGATGGCAGCAGCCCAGCCTTTCCTTTCAGGCGCAATCTCCAAAACCATCAATATGCCTAATGACTCGACCATTACAGATGTTGAGAGAGCGCATATGCTGAGCTGGAAACTGATGCTGAAAGGTACCGCCGTCTATCGCGATGGCTCCAAACTAAGCCAGCCGTTAAACAGTGTTGCGACAGATAGCTTCAACCAGCTGAAGATGGAAGAAGAGGCGCCGGCTATGCAAGCCGCCAAACAGATCATTGAAGTGGTGCGTGAGCATAAAAGAAAAGCTCTGCCTCACCGGAGAAAAGGTTATACGCAGAAAGCCTCTATCGGTGGCCACAAGGTTTATCTTAGAACAGGCGAGTATGATGATGGGACTCTTGGAGAAATTTTCATCGATATGCATAAGGAAGGCGCGGCCTACCGCAGTTTGATGAACTGCTTTGCCATTGCGATTTCGCTTGGTCTGCAACACGGGGTTCCGCTTGAAGAGTTTTCCGATGCGTTTGTGTTCACCAGGTTTGAACCGAATGGAATTGTTACCGGTAATAAAGCGATCACCATGTCCACATCAACGATTGATTATATTTTCAGAGAACTCGCAATCACATACCTGGGCAGGACCGATCTGGCCCAAGTGACTCCGGATGATTTGCGGGCAGACTCCATCGGGAAAAAGGATCAACAGTCCAGCGATGAGGAAACAGTGTTTGATCCTGATGATTCTTCAGAAAGACCATCTTTATTAGAAGGTACGCCAGCGGTTGAAACTGCTGCGAAGACTGAAGCAGTGACTAGACCAGTTGTTGCGGTTCCTTCTAACGGAAATGGTAATGGCAACGGAAATGGAGCGCAGGTCTCTACAGCAGAGAACAGCGCATCAGTTGGAACTGCGACGACTACGGCAGTGATAGCTAAACTTAAAGGCTATGAAGGTGATGCCTGCCAGGAATGCGGAAGCTTGACATTAGTTCGAAACGGAACTTGTTTGAAGTGCATGACCTGTGGAGCAACTTCGGGTTGCTCTTGA
- a CDS encoding formylglycine-generating enzyme family protein, with translation MRPLILFIVLFTWVSACAPTKKHRKRYRRAYPAEQSVKKSSSKKPDTILKKKTPVLRGTVKTSLLPTILNEKDKSLMILIDAGKYHTGQMQIPSRGTLNRENSSFITLQAFYIDRAEVTVSQFRKYQSSYNEKPFTNGKECPNCPAMGINWIQASKYCRWAGKRLPQEEEWEAAARGANNFSYPWGKVFLPKHSNLRGEEDGYLYSAPVGSFLKGASPSGLVDMSGNVWEWVDSKKSSRPQPDTQIVKGGGWTSDQNQARISFRNHVDLKMNNPTFGFRCAKSLEQKR, from the coding sequence TTGAGACCATTAATACTTTTCATCGTCCTGTTTACCTGGGTCAGTGCCTGCGCTCCTACCAAGAAGCACCGCAAACGATATCGAAGGGCTTATCCGGCAGAGCAATCTGTAAAAAAATCGTCTTCCAAAAAACCTGATACCATTCTCAAGAAAAAGACCCCCGTTTTGCGTGGTACGGTGAAAACCTCTCTGCTCCCTACAATATTGAACGAAAAGGACAAGTCCTTGATGATCCTGATCGATGCGGGCAAGTATCATACCGGGCAGATGCAAATTCCTTCTCGCGGAACTCTTAACAGAGAAAATTCTTCTTTTATTACCCTGCAAGCTTTTTATATTGACCGGGCAGAAGTCACAGTCTCGCAATTCCGCAAATATCAATCCAGCTATAATGAAAAACCATTCACCAACGGGAAAGAGTGCCCAAACTGCCCGGCGATGGGTATCAACTGGATTCAGGCAAGCAAGTATTGCAGGTGGGCAGGCAAACGACTTCCACAAGAAGAGGAATGGGAGGCTGCGGCAAGAGGTGCCAACAATTTCTCTTACCCATGGGGAAAAGTTTTTCTTCCAAAACACTCTAATTTAAGGGGAGAAGAAGATGGGTATCTTTATTCTGCTCCTGTCGGTTCATTTTTGAAGGGGGCCAGTCCCAGCGGTCTTGTGGATATGTCAGGGAATGTCTGGGAATGGGTGGATAGTAAAAAATCTTCTCGGCCCCAACCTGACACCCAAATCGTTAAAGGCGGAGGTTGGACCAGCGATCAAAACCAGGCACGTATTTCATTTCGTAACCATGTCGATCTAAAAATGAACAATCCGACATTTGGTTTTCGGTGCGCAAAGTCTCTGGAACAAAAAAGATAA
- a CDS encoding tetratricopeptide repeat protein encodes MKPLYLKISTLIFTGLILTQCGENKSAQKYVQEGIEYSNAGQYEKAGESFMNAVKADPKNLEGYYGLGGIYNLEKKFEQAEKAFKTAIQLDPTHFNSWYSLGYTYELMGKKEEAEKSFAKYRRLKGEMDSIMSKDKP; translated from the coding sequence ATGAAACCGCTCTACCTGAAAATTTCTACCCTTATCTTCACAGGACTGATTTTAACCCAATGTGGAGAAAATAAGAGTGCCCAAAAATATGTTCAGGAGGGAATTGAGTATTCTAATGCTGGACAATATGAAAAAGCCGGGGAGTCTTTTATGAACGCAGTCAAAGCAGACCCCAAAAACCTTGAGGGCTATTATGGGTTAGGAGGAATTTATAATCTTGAAAAGAAATTTGAACAAGCCGAGAAGGCTTTCAAGACCGCCATTCAGCTAGACCCCACTCATTTCAACTCCTGGTACAGCCTGGGTTATACCTACGAGCTAATGGGTAAAAAAGAAGAAGCAGAGAAAAGCTTTGCGAAGTACCGTCGACTTAAAGGTGAAATGGACTCCATCATGAGCAAGGACAAGCCTTGA